A window of the Candidatus Tisiphia endosymbiont of Dascillus cervinus genome harbors these coding sequences:
- a CDS encoding M23 family metallopeptidase produces the protein MQSIIRLILTNPQIKFKFRVIFSYFSIFLFMGFATFVSLSINKFVSDTMSMTIAEPEILESSEELSNEISQIITVKKGDTLKAILLHQQIPNKEITQIIKIAKDKNIESSLKIGQQLVFDYEIKIIEQDDEDLASESRTLNKLTIAYDKVKSLEIIREGEDFLARDVTKVFNKLLTKSSVVINSNFMSALKSLGLSSNSIIEMINSYSYQIDFQRQIKSGDTVTVITEKFVTEDGKFSHHGKVLYVSLNLSGKEYNIFRYSPNNAQNNHDFFSEDGKSVKRSLLRTPVKLVRVSSHYGNRHHPTLGYTKMHKGVDFAAPTGTPIYAAGNGVITEIGWKSGYGKFIQIKHSQNLSTAYAHASNFAKNLKLGSIVKQGQVIAYVGSTGRTTGPHLHYEVKIGGKNINPMHVKSTPGIELAGKQLAKFKQFKSNVRSLSNELDNKSEIAENSATKFLKS, from the coding sequence ATGCAATCTATTATCCGCCTTATATTAACAAACCCGCAGATTAAGTTTAAATTTAGGGTCATTTTTTCATACTTTTCTATATTCCTTTTTATGGGGTTTGCTACTTTTGTATCTTTATCGATCAATAAGTTCGTTAGTGATACTATGTCAATGACTATAGCAGAGCCAGAGATACTTGAATCTTCAGAAGAACTATCAAATGAAATCTCCCAAATTATAACAGTCAAAAAAGGTGATACATTAAAGGCAATACTTTTGCATCAACAAATTCCAAATAAAGAAATAACCCAAATTATAAAAATAGCAAAAGATAAAAATATTGAATCTTCTCTGAAGATAGGGCAGCAACTGGTTTTCGATTACGAAATAAAGATTATTGAACAAGATGATGAAGACCTTGCTTCTGAATCACGTACATTAAATAAACTGACTATAGCGTATGATAAAGTTAAATCTTTAGAAATTATTAGAGAAGGTGAAGATTTCCTTGCAAGAGACGTAACCAAAGTTTTCAATAAGCTATTAACTAAATCGTCGGTAGTTATTAATTCAAACTTTATGTCAGCTTTAAAATCGTTAGGGTTATCGAGTAATAGTATAATTGAAATGATCAACTCATATAGTTATCAAATTGATTTTCAACGTCAAATTAAGAGTGGTGATACTGTAACTGTTATAACCGAAAAATTTGTTACCGAGGATGGTAAATTTTCTCATCATGGTAAGGTTTTATATGTATCACTTAATTTATCTGGTAAGGAATATAATATTTTTCGATATTCTCCAAATAATGCACAAAATAATCATGATTTCTTTTCTGAGGATGGTAAAAGTGTCAAAAGAAGTTTGCTTAGAACACCTGTTAAATTAGTTAGAGTTTCTTCTCATTATGGTAATAGACATCATCCTACTTTAGGCTATACTAAAATGCACAAAGGTGTTGATTTTGCTGCTCCAACTGGTACGCCGATTTATGCTGCAGGTAATGGGGTGATAACTGAAATAGGATGGAAATCTGGCTACGGAAAATTTATACAGATTAAACATAGTCAAAATCTATCAACTGCTTATGCTCATGCTTCTAATTTTGCTAAAAATCTTAAGCTAGGAAGTATAGTTAAACAAGGTCAAGTTATTGCGTATGTTGGTAGTACTGGTAGAACTACTGGACCACATTTACATTATGAAGTTAAAATAGGTGGTAAGAACATAAACCCTATGCACGTTAAATCTACTCCAGGCATAGAACTTGCTGGCAAGCAATTAGCAAAATTTAAACAATTTAAAAGTAATGTAAGGTCTTTAAGTAATGAGCTTGATAATAAGTCAGAGATTGCTGAAAATTCAGCAACAAAATTCTTGAAATCTTAA
- a CDS encoding transposase — MSQKNYSLTYYAEHAKKCSHDVINRFLKNEKYTPSLLWEHIKDDVILSPNGYTIFDDTVLNKRNTKKIEIARSQYSGATGGITTGIGVVSLVYYNPDINKFWVIDYRIFSPEHDGATKVEHLLNMLNNAVYSKKIPFQTVLFDTWYATHKIMQHVDSLGKYYYAPIKANRNVTKTSSSKPYKAVSKLTFSDEEIKSGVEIHIKGFAKDKHVNLFKLTVSTNRVDYIVTNNKTQKSSKAVQDECGFRWVIESMHREIKQLTGIERCQCRKQRIQRNHISCAFLVWAFLKRTAHKIGKTVYQIKLGLLDHYMQQQLRSPSLRYLEPYIA, encoded by the coding sequence GTGAGTCAAAAGAATTATAGTTTGACCTACTATGCTGAACATGCCAAAAAATGTAGCCATGATGTTATTAATAGATTTTTAAAAAATGAAAAATATACACCTTCTTTGTTATGGGAACATATTAAGGATGATGTTATTTTATCGCCTAACGGATATACAATATTTGATGATACGGTGTTAAATAAAAGAAATACCAAGAAAATAGAAATTGCTAGATCACAGTACAGTGGGGCTACAGGTGGTATTACTACTGGTATAGGAGTAGTAAGTTTGGTATATTATAATCCGGATATTAATAAGTTTTGGGTAATAGATTACCGAATTTTTTCGCCCGAACATGATGGAGCGACAAAAGTAGAACACCTATTAAATATGTTAAATAATGCTGTGTATAGCAAAAAGATTCCTTTTCAAACTGTGCTTTTTGACACATGGTATGCTACGCATAAAATTATGCAACATGTTGATTCCTTGGGTAAATATTATTATGCTCCTATTAAAGCAAATAGAAACGTTACTAAAACTTCCTCTTCTAAGCCTTATAAAGCTGTTAGCAAGTTAACGTTTTCAGATGAGGAAATTAAGAGCGGAGTGGAGATTCATATAAAGGGCTTTGCAAAAGATAAGCATGTTAATTTGTTTAAACTTACTGTTTCTACCAACAGAGTTGATTATATTGTTACCAATAACAAAACTCAAAAATCTTCTAAAGCCGTACAAGATGAGTGTGGCTTTCGTTGGGTAATTGAGAGCATGCATAGAGAAATCAAGCAACTTACCGGTATAGAACGATGCCAATGCAGAAAACAACGCATCCAGCGTAATCACATTAGTTGTGCATTTTTAGTGTGGGCTTTTCTAAAAAGAACTGCACACAAAATAGGTAAGACGGTTTATCAAATAAAGTTAGGGCTTTTAGATCATTATATGCAACAGCAGTTACGTTCACCCTCTTTACGCTATTTAGAACCTTACATAGCGTAA
- a CDS encoding DUF2155 domain-containing protein, with protein MLQKLMKHLIFASIMGFLCILSSYGQAEDTTQNMEFLDTTDESNELEKDHNFTEHVADSNNLPNIQNNVEHSELKTYSIGKVISLNKITATSKELVLKPNEPQYFGNIQIKLHKCIKNLDPYNEDNYMLLTITEHKIDEDAMLIFQGWIISSSISVSTFEHPIYEIFAKNCL; from the coding sequence ATGTTGCAGAAATTGATGAAGCACCTTATATTTGCTAGTATAATGGGGTTTTTATGTATTCTTTCTTCTTATGGACAAGCTGAAGATACTACCCAAAATATGGAATTCCTTGATACTACAGATGAAAGTAATGAATTAGAAAAAGATCATAATTTTACTGAGCATGTTGCTGATTCTAATAACTTACCTAATATACAAAATAATGTTGAACATTCAGAATTAAAAACTTACAGTATTGGTAAGGTTATTTCTTTAAATAAAATCACAGCAACATCAAAGGAGCTGGTATTAAAGCCTAATGAACCACAATATTTTGGTAATATTCAAATTAAACTTCATAAATGTATTAAAAATCTTGATCCTTACAATGAGGATAATTACATGCTATTAACCATTACAGAGCATAAAATTGATGAGGATGCTATGTTAATTTTCCAAGGATGGATTATCTCGTCAAGTATCTCAGTCTCCACCTTTGAACATCCTATTTATGAAATCTTTGCTAAAAATTGTTTATAG
- the holA gene encoding DNA polymerase III subunit delta, with translation MKLYLSQIIQLLDKVENGQIKALLLYGPDKGYIDKVCKTLVKKFDLLKTFIEYSEIKNRSLETLVNTQNFFMQKQLIIVRSVGESIDKSLKLALSKESLHFLVFIADELSAASSIRKFFETETYLASLACYHDDEHKITKIILQKCNSVGKVISEDTVNYLTDRLKGDHQTLINEINKLIYFTFDKDQITLDDALAVVSDDFTGNGDNLCVYFSSGNLDNFLQEFTKLKQQNINEVLIIRALIRYYLNLYTVLNKLAMGVNIDMAIKSVSPPIFYKYVPNFKQALNKVNLENCIKTLKHLEQAEIDYKLNPAGFDIYQQVYVETY, from the coding sequence ATGAAGCTTTACCTATCACAAATCATTCAGCTACTTGATAAGGTAGAAAATGGACAAATTAAGGCTCTGTTGCTTTATGGTCCAGATAAAGGGTACATTGATAAAGTTTGTAAGACTTTAGTGAAGAAATTTGACTTACTAAAAACCTTTATAGAATATTCTGAAATTAAAAATCGATCGCTCGAGACGTTAGTTAATACCCAAAATTTCTTTATGCAAAAACAACTGATTATAGTAAGGTCAGTTGGCGAGTCTATAGATAAATCTTTAAAACTGGCTCTCAGTAAAGAGTCATTGCATTTCTTAGTTTTTATTGCTGATGAATTATCAGCTGCTTCTAGTATACGTAAGTTTTTTGAAACTGAAACTTATCTAGCTTCTCTAGCTTGCTATCACGATGATGAACACAAAATTACTAAGATAATTTTACAAAAATGTAACAGTGTTGGTAAGGTTATAAGTGAAGATACTGTTAACTATTTAACAGATCGTTTAAAAGGTGACCATCAAACACTAATTAATGAAATCAATAAGTTAATATATTTTACATTTGATAAAGATCAAATCACCTTGGATGACGCACTAGCTGTAGTTAGTGATGATTTTACAGGGAATGGGGATAATTTATGCGTTTATTTTTCCTCAGGAAATCTTGATAATTTTTTACAAGAATTCACCAAACTAAAACAACAAAATATTAATGAAGTGCTAATTATCAGAGCATTAATCAGGTATTATCTAAATCTATACACTGTATTGAATAAATTAGCAATGGGTGTTAATATAGATATGGCTATAAAATCAGTATCTCCACCAATTTTCTATAAATATGTGCCAAATTTTAAGCAAGCTCTAAATAAGGTTAACTTAGAAAATTGCATTAAAACATTGAAACATTTAGAGCAAGCAGAAATTGATTACAAGCTAAATCCAGCTGGCTTTGATATATATCAACAAGTTTATGTTGAAACATACTGA
- the murD gene encoding UDP-N-acetylmuramoyl-L-alanine--D-glutamate ligase, giving the protein MASFLSQKHKKIGIVGLGKTGIAAWEVLNKVAKVICYDQAKSSRDAFTKIYGGDSLVSLSDLQWQNLDKILLSPGIPLSHDIVTMANSYNIPITSDIDLLFEEVRLREAEAANFIGITGTNGKSTTTALTGHILQSCGFDYQVGGNIGFPVLAMRLDSKGYVLELSSFQLDLLNSFKAKIVVLLNITQDHLDRHNNMQGYIAAKKKIFDRIDKDSFAIISVDNEITKNISLELQKENRTNVVPISTCEILNKGVSICNNIIYDNIFEPITINFHNNNYLQGIHNQENIAASYAACRIIGARPEQIIAAIGLFKGLPHRMQYVGTIYSNDLENWNVKQGASGLGVHEVREYANTPQFCETNSSKQKSIQGINFYNDSKATNGIAASKSISSLDNIYWLAGGIAKEGGITDIEPWFYKIRKAYLFGQDKYLFASFLNGKVDYQICQDLTEAFNSAFRDAMEDMGGIKNILLAPACASYDQFKNFEERGELFIKLYNIIATHDQR; this is encoded by the coding sequence ATGGCATCGTTTCTTTCACAAAAACATAAGAAGATAGGTATAGTTGGTTTGGGTAAGACTGGTATAGCTGCTTGGGAAGTACTGAATAAAGTAGCTAAAGTAATTTGCTATGATCAAGCAAAGAGCAGTCGGGATGCTTTTACCAAAATCTATGGGGGTGATAGTCTTGTTAGCTTATCTGATCTGCAGTGGCAAAATCTTGATAAGATTCTACTGAGTCCAGGTATTCCTTTGTCTCATGACATTGTTACAATGGCTAATTCTTATAATATACCGATAACTTCAGATATAGATCTGTTATTTGAGGAAGTTAGGTTAAGAGAGGCTGAAGCAGCTAATTTCATTGGCATAACTGGTACTAATGGTAAGAGTACTACCACTGCTTTAACCGGTCATATTTTACAATCTTGTGGTTTTGATTATCAAGTTGGAGGAAATATAGGTTTTCCTGTTTTGGCTATGAGGTTAGATAGTAAAGGATATGTATTGGAGCTATCCTCATTCCAATTAGATTTATTAAACAGTTTTAAAGCCAAAATTGTGGTGCTTCTTAATATCACGCAAGATCATTTAGACCGACATAATAATATGCAAGGCTATATTGCTGCTAAAAAAAAGATCTTTGATCGAATAGATAAAGATTCATTTGCTATAATTAGTGTTGATAATGAAATTACCAAGAATATTTCTCTAGAATTACAAAAGGAAAATAGAACAAATGTAGTACCAATCTCTACTTGTGAAATTCTTAATAAAGGAGTATCAATTTGTAATAATATTATTTATGACAATATTTTTGAACCTATTACTATTAATTTCCATAATAATAATTATCTACAAGGTATACATAATCAAGAAAATATTGCCGCTAGTTATGCAGCTTGTCGAATTATAGGGGCAAGACCAGAACAAATAATTGCCGCTATCGGGCTATTTAAGGGGTTACCACATAGAATGCAATATGTTGGTACAATATACTCAAATGATTTGGAGAATTGGAACGTAAAACAAGGGGCGAGCGGACTAGGCGTACATGAAGTACGTGAGTACGCGAATACCCCGCAGTTTTGCGAAACCAATTCTTCAAAGCAGAAGAGTATACAAGGAATAAATTTTTATAACGATAGCAAAGCTACCAATGGTATTGCTGCTTCTAAATCCATCTCATCGCTTGATAATATATATTGGTTAGCTGGGGGGATAGCAAAAGAAGGAGGAATAACAGATATAGAACCATGGTTTTATAAAATTCGTAAGGCTTATCTTTTTGGTCAAGATAAATATCTTTTTGCATCATTCCTTAATGGCAAGGTAGATTACCAAATTTGTCAAGATTTAACGGAGGCTTTTAATTCTGCCTTTAGAGATGCAATGGAGGATATGGGGGGTATAAAGAATATTCTGCTAGCCCCAGCTTGTGCTTCCTACGATCAATTTAAAAATTTTGAGGAACGCGGAGAATTATTTATTAAATTATATAATATTATTGCTACCCATGATCAAAGATAA
- the ftsW gene encoding putative lipid II flippase FtsW, which produces MIKDNHNNELSNNYIKWWWRSIDQQMIIALVILFVFSIMLVTTSGSAVANRIGLNEYYFASRQLFYLASALLLIIFFSFFSRKWLKRFSILGFIGSILLLILVRFYGYEVKGATRWINILGLSVQPSEFVKPFFAVVAGWILSLKFEDEIPSFSICISLYSIVALLLIIQPDFGMLVMVTAVFGIQLFIAGMPIFWIILAAFMLVFGVTAAYFWLPHVTKRINSFLDPDSSSNYQVGKSIRAFEHGGLYGRGPGEGAVKQVLPDSHTDFIFAVAGEEFGAIICLIIVGIFAFIVIRSLLKLINEEDKFIQLAASGIISQIGLQAIINIGVTLNLLPTKGMTLPFISYGGSSTLAIAIATGMLLGFTKHKTSLSKYKIQDIDI; this is translated from the coding sequence ATGATCAAAGATAATCATAATAATGAATTGTCTAACAACTATATAAAATGGTGGTGGCGTAGTATTGACCAGCAAATGATTATTGCTTTAGTAATCCTATTTGTGTTTAGTATAATGTTGGTTACTACATCAGGATCAGCAGTAGCAAATAGAATTGGACTTAATGAGTATTATTTTGCATCTAGACAATTATTCTACCTTGCTAGTGCTTTGTTACTAATCATTTTTTTTTCTTTTTTCTCAAGAAAATGGTTAAAAAGATTCTCAATTCTAGGGTTTATTGGTAGTATATTATTATTAATTTTAGTTAGATTTTATGGTTATGAGGTTAAGGGGGCTACTCGTTGGATTAATATTCTAGGTCTCTCTGTACAACCTTCAGAATTTGTAAAACCATTTTTTGCAGTGGTGGCAGGCTGGATATTATCGCTGAAATTTGAAGATGAAATTCCAAGTTTTTCTATTTGCATAAGTCTTTATAGTATCGTTGCTTTATTATTAATTATCCAGCCAGATTTTGGTATGTTAGTGATGGTGACTGCTGTTTTTGGTATTCAACTTTTTATTGCTGGTATGCCGATATTTTGGATTATACTTGCTGCTTTTATGTTGGTATTTGGGGTTACAGCAGCTTACTTTTGGCTTCCTCATGTAACAAAAAGGATTAATAGTTTCTTGGATCCTGATAGTAGTAGTAATTACCAAGTTGGTAAGTCAATCAGGGCGTTTGAGCATGGAGGTTTATACGGTCGTGGTCCTGGTGAAGGAGCGGTAAAACAAGTATTGCCGGATTCGCATACTGATTTTATCTTTGCTGTTGCTGGTGAAGAATTTGGGGCAATTATTTGTTTAATCATTGTAGGGATATTTGCTTTTATAGTTATTCGTAGTTTACTTAAACTTATTAATGAAGAAGATAAATTTATTCAATTAGCAGCAAGTGGTATTATTTCCCAAATAGGGTTACAAGCAATCATTAATATTGGTGTAACCTTGAATTTATTGCCAACCAAAGGTATGACGTTACCCTTTATTAGTTATGGTGGTTCTTCAACTCTTGCTATAGCCATTGCTACGGGGATGCTGCTTGGTTTTACCAAACATAAAACCTCTCTTAGTAAGTATAAAATTCAAGATATTGACATATGA
- the murG gene encoding undecaprenyldiphospho-muramoylpentapeptide beta-N-acetylglucosaminyltransferase — protein MKNRLLAEFASAEEFKEATKPRPAAYSSVREEQSAGSTNKLPAEVELCKKSNIIVAGGGTAGHLFPAIALGEELMQRGYELHLITDVRCQKYLTEDLKLIPHIINFRLAPKGLINRFKLLISLLFVTFKMLLLLVKIKPYAIIGFGGYPTFPPLLAAVFLRIPIIVYEQNCFIGKANRFFLKYARKVALTYDETKNYNILDKNKKLVIGNIVRENVKNLKVRENFNNDTFRIFIFGGSQGAKVFSTLIPEAIQILVQSNPDIKLHITQQAPLEDHDNIAKIYAQLKIPYKLADFFYDMEQQYASQELVISRAGASTISELCYVGLPAIFIPLPSASENHQFYNAKALEDSGAGWCFEQSTITAEKLADKILVLVKNRDILKKTSIELLKRKNDGSKVLADAVEEIIS, from the coding sequence ATGAAGAATAGACTTCTTGCAGAATTCGCTTCTGCTGAGGAATTTAAAGAAGCCACGAAACCTCGACCCGCAGCGTACTCTAGTGTACGTGAGGAGCAGAGTGCCGGTAGCACGAATAAATTACCAGCAGAAGTAGAATTATGCAAGAAGTCTAATATAATTGTTGCTGGTGGTGGTACAGCTGGTCATTTGTTTCCCGCTATTGCTTTAGGTGAAGAATTAATGCAGCGAGGGTATGAGTTGCACCTTATCACCGATGTTAGATGCCAAAAATATTTAACTGAAGATTTAAAGCTTATACCACATATAATAAATTTTAGATTAGCACCTAAAGGGTTAATTAATAGGTTTAAGTTATTGATTTCTTTGTTATTTGTAACTTTTAAGATGTTATTGCTATTAGTGAAGATTAAACCATATGCTATAATTGGGTTTGGTGGCTATCCGACTTTTCCTCCATTGCTTGCTGCAGTATTTTTACGTATTCCTATCATAGTTTATGAACAAAATTGCTTTATTGGTAAAGCTAATAGATTTTTCTTAAAATATGCTAGGAAAGTTGCACTTACATATGATGAAACTAAAAATTATAATATTCTTGATAAGAATAAGAAATTGGTTATAGGAAATATAGTACGGGAAAATGTTAAAAACCTGAAAGTTAGGGAAAATTTTAATAATGACACTTTCCGAATATTTATTTTTGGAGGAAGCCAAGGAGCAAAGGTTTTTTCTACTTTAATACCTGAAGCTATTCAGATATTAGTGCAATCAAATCCTGATATTAAACTGCATATTACCCAACAAGCTCCCTTAGAAGATCATGATAATATTGCGAAAATTTATGCTCAGTTGAAAATTCCATATAAATTAGCAGATTTTTTTTATGATATGGAACAGCAATATGCGAGTCAAGAATTAGTAATATCAAGAGCTGGGGCATCGACTATTTCTGAGCTTTGTTATGTAGGATTGCCGGCGATTTTTATTCCACTACCTTCAGCTAGCGAAAACCATCAATTCTATAATGCCAAGGCTCTAGAAGATAGTGGGGCAGGGTGGTGTTTTGAACAAAGTACAATCACAGCAGAAAAATTAGCCGATAAAATCTTAGTGCTGGTAAAAAATCGTGATATACTAAAAAAAACATCTATTGAGTTATTAAAAAGGAAAAATGATGGGAGTAAGGTTTTAGCTGATGCAGTAGAAGAAATAATAAGCTGA
- a CDS encoding MFS transporter, with protein MTQNNHLKTVLLLFLSVFLFACITYINAIIMPSFLLSKGLSGEELNHIESIEMLGYIIAGLFLTPLINKISDNKTTIISLVILIIGILNIIMMQDYTLLRINFIVMASAYYTYITITIIKIIESTNNYKYFSLIIFSLLWIAGYFAVNSLTDFFVSGINGLLLCVLLYSFIIITCLQRESVNKNTTLVSRFSFLIENIELQILTGFMVSYITFDILWYYEEFALEKHLPVSKIESITHSTLISIFFLISPVILLLKIINKYLANLILIIILLVSFILLPNYGVTLIGNIYLLSTIGVCLCAIFICNILILSNKFETQDFRTALVIYLTMCAIGAYSGALSSYISYALSDEQGFLFSTFSVVGTFVLYYSWYFFKRKLYRW; from the coding sequence ATGACCCAAAATAATCATTTAAAAACAGTTTTGCTATTGTTTCTTAGCGTATTTCTTTTTGCATGTATCACTTACATCAATGCAATTATAATGCCAAGTTTTCTGCTAAGTAAAGGCTTATCTGGGGAGGAACTAAACCATATCGAATCAATCGAAATGTTAGGTTATATAATAGCTGGTTTATTCTTAACCCCATTAATTAACAAAATCAGTGATAACAAAACTACCATTATTAGTTTAGTTATACTTATAATAGGTATATTAAACATAATTATGATGCAGGACTACACACTCCTTAGAATCAATTTTATTGTAATGGCCTCTGCATACTACACTTATATAACCATAACTATCATAAAAATTATAGAATCTACCAATAATTACAAATATTTCTCTCTTATCATTTTTTCTTTGTTATGGATAGCTGGGTATTTTGCAGTTAATTCACTAACCGACTTTTTCGTATCAGGCATAAACGGGCTATTATTATGCGTATTACTTTATAGTTTCATTATTATAACTTGCTTACAAAGAGAGAGTGTTAATAAAAATACAACTTTAGTTTCTAGGTTTTCATTCTTAATAGAAAATATAGAATTACAGATACTAACAGGCTTTATGGTATCTTACATTACTTTCGATATATTGTGGTATTATGAAGAATTTGCATTGGAAAAACATCTTCCTGTATCAAAGATAGAATCTATTACACATTCTACACTTATAAGCATATTTTTCTTGATATCACCTGTTATTCTATTATTAAAAATAATCAATAAATATCTTGCTAACTTAATATTGATAATTATCCTTTTAGTCAGCTTTATTCTTTTACCGAATTATGGGGTAACTTTAATAGGTAATATCTATCTCCTTTCTACAATTGGCGTATGTTTATGTGCTATTTTTATTTGTAACATATTAATATTATCCAATAAATTTGAGACACAAGATTTTAGAACCGCACTTGTAATATATTTAACTATGTGTGCTATTGGTGCGTATTCTGGAGCTTTATCTTCATATATATCTTATGCCCTTTCTGATGAACAAGGTTTTTTATTTTCTACATTTAGCGTTGTTGGAACTTTTGTACTTTATTATTCTTGGTATTTTTTTAAACGGAAATTGTACAGGTGGTAG
- a CDS encoding TlyA family RNA methyltransferase, which translates to MKKIRLDQHLVECQLVDDINVARSLIIQGKVYVNQQQNTKPGTGISTDTRDIIIKRPIHDYVSRGALKLIAALDHFNIDPQGLVCLDIGSSTGGFTEVLLRRNAEKIFAVDVGYGELHHKLRNNPRISVIERTNARYLTIEQISLPPDLIVCDASFISLTTILPTAFSLAKDNCSLVALIKPQFEVAKNEVGNGGIVRNQLLHQRVCDKIQQWLELNYNFNIYGIIPSPILGTKGNQEFLIYGQRIVN; encoded by the coding sequence ATGAAAAAAATAAGACTTGACCAGCATTTGGTAGAATGCCAATTAGTTGATGATATTAACGTAGCACGAAGCTTAATAATACAAGGCAAAGTATATGTTAATCAGCAGCAAAATACTAAACCAGGTACTGGCATATCAACTGATACTCGTGATATTATTATAAAACGCCCGATACATGATTATGTATCACGAGGGGCGTTAAAGTTAATTGCTGCTCTAGACCATTTCAATATTGACCCACAAGGGCTAGTCTGTCTAGATATAGGCTCTAGTACTGGTGGATTTACTGAGGTGTTGCTCCGTAGGAATGCTGAAAAGATTTTTGCAGTAGATGTAGGATATGGTGAACTACATCATAAGCTACGTAATAATCCTAGAATTTCAGTAATTGAAAGAACTAATGCCCGGTATTTAACAATTGAGCAAATTAGTTTACCACCAGACCTGATCGTTTGCGATGCTAGTTTCATTAGCCTTACCACCATATTACCCACTGCATTTAGCCTGGCAAAAGATAATTGTAGTTTAGTTGCTTTAATTAAGCCCCAATTTGAAGTGGCAAAGAATGAGGTAGGGAATGGTGGCATTGTTAGAAACCAACTCTTACACCAAAGAGTATGTGATAAAATTCAACAATGGCTAGAATTAAACTATAATTTTAACATATATGGGATAATACCCAGCCCTATTTTAGGGACAAAAGGCAATCAGGAGTTTTTAATTTATGGACAGCGTATAGTCAATTGA